One part of the Roseomonas gilardii genome encodes these proteins:
- a CDS encoding Gfo/Idh/MocA family protein, with product MKVGIIGYGKMGQIRATAIEGGRHAEIATVFDTVRLPDCPYPYAASAEEIIADPSLDAVFVCTPNWLNRPLTIAGLRAGKHVFCEKPPCFNGTEMREIIGVERECGRVLMYGFNHRHHGAILRMKEMIEEGEFGRILWMRGRYGKSVDGDYLKGWRADRKLAGGGILLDQGIHMLDLLLHLNGRPFDEVQAMVSNLYWKTPGIEDNVFALMRDSATGCAVSFHSTMTQWRHLFSLEVFLERGYLTLNGLKTSSGTYGEEVLTIARNRATAPAASFDSEEKIHFEVDASWQREVDAFFESVRAGSPVTYGSSAQALQVLDLIDRIYAHERHESADLREMLLGHAD from the coding sequence ATGAAAGTGGGGATCATCGGCTACGGGAAGATGGGGCAGATCCGCGCCACCGCCATCGAAGGCGGACGGCACGCGGAAATCGCCACCGTCTTCGACACGGTACGCCTGCCGGACTGCCCGTATCCCTATGCCGCCTCGGCCGAGGAGATCATCGCCGACCCCAGCCTCGACGCGGTCTTCGTCTGCACGCCGAACTGGCTGAACCGCCCGCTGACCATCGCCGGGCTGCGCGCGGGCAAGCACGTGTTCTGCGAGAAGCCGCCCTGCTTCAACGGCACCGAGATGCGCGAGATCATCGGTGTCGAGCGGGAATGCGGCCGGGTGCTGATGTACGGCTTCAACCATCGCCACCACGGCGCGATCCTGCGCATGAAGGAGATGATCGAGGAGGGCGAGTTCGGCCGGATCCTCTGGATGCGCGGCCGCTACGGCAAGAGCGTGGACGGCGACTACCTGAAGGGCTGGCGCGCCGACCGGAAGCTCGCCGGCGGCGGCATCCTGCTCGACCAGGGCATCCACATGCTCGACCTGCTGCTGCACCTGAACGGGCGCCCGTTCGACGAGGTGCAGGCCATGGTCTCCAACCTCTACTGGAAGACGCCGGGCATCGAGGACAACGTCTTCGCCCTGATGCGCGACAGCGCCACGGGCTGCGCGGTCTCCTTCCACTCGACCATGACCCAGTGGCGGCACCTCTTCTCGCTCGAGGTCTTCCTGGAGCGTGGCTACCTCACCCTGAACGGCCTCAAGACCTCCTCCGGCACCTATGGCGAGGAAGTCCTGACCATCGCGCGCAACCGCGCCACGGCGCCGGCCGCGAGCTTCGACAGCGAGGAGAAGATCCACTTCGAGGTGGATGCCTCCTGGCAGCGCGAGGTGGACGCCTTCTTCGAGTCGGTTCGCGCCGGCTCGCCCGTCACCTACGGCTCCTCGGCGCAGGCGCTGCAGGTGCTCGACCTGATCGACCGCATCTACGCCCATGAACGGCACGAATCCGCCGATCTGCGCGAGATGCTCCTGGGACATGCGGACTGA
- a CDS encoding D-sedoheptulose-7-phosphate isomerase: protein MDTNVKDAIVTNDWHGWLENYFQRYTSEAFDEKHYPALIAFRDLCLKIRASKNKLLFAGNGASASISSHGAVDFTKQGRVRAVDFNEPNLITCFANDYGYENWIWRAMERYADPGDAVVLISVSGTSPNAVKAAEWARRNDVSVVTFTGKSPENPLKAQGDINFHIPSGAYNVVEGVHNIWLTTVVDMLVGEAEYSVV from the coding sequence ATGGACACCAACGTCAAGGACGCCATCGTGACCAATGACTGGCACGGCTGGCTCGAGAACTACTTCCAGCGCTACACGTCGGAGGCCTTCGACGAGAAGCACTATCCGGCGCTGATCGCCTTCCGCGATCTCTGCCTCAAGATCCGCGCCAGCAAGAACAAGCTGCTCTTCGCCGGCAACGGCGCCTCGGCCTCGATCTCCTCGCACGGCGCGGTGGACTTCACCAAGCAGGGCCGCGTCCGCGCGGTGGACTTCAACGAGCCCAACCTGATCACCTGCTTCGCCAACGACTACGGCTACGAGAACTGGATCTGGCGCGCCATGGAGCGCTATGCCGATCCGGGCGACGCGGTGGTGCTGATCTCCGTCAGCGGCACCTCGCCGAACGCCGTGAAGGCCGCCGAATGGGCCCGCAGGAACGACGTCAGCGTCGTCACCTTCACCGGCAAGTCGCCGGAGAACCCGCTGAAGGCGCAGGGCGACATCAACTTCCACATCCCCTCCGGCGCCTATAACGTGGTCGAGGGCGTGCACAACATCTGGCTGACCACCGTCGTCGACATGCTGGTCGGCGAGGCCGAGTACAGCGTGGTCTGA
- a CDS encoding cytidylyltransferase domain-containing protein, with protein MIPARMGSQRLKQKNLKEIRGAPLIAHAIRKCQEAGVFDEIWVNSEHPAFGPVALAEGARFHQRPEHLGSNTATSEQFVAEFLEKRTCDAVVQVHSIAPLLTAEEVRSFVTRLREGQEDALMSVIHENLECMHRGAPVNFTLAEKTNSQDLLPVERITWSITGWRRDTYLEAFAAGRCATYSGRIGTWPVGRMAGHVIKTQEDFDIAEALWDTVHRPAAAMDAAAA; from the coding sequence ATGATCCCTGCCCGCATGGGCAGCCAGCGCCTGAAGCAGAAGAACCTCAAGGAGATCCGTGGCGCGCCGCTGATCGCGCATGCGATCCGCAAGTGCCAGGAGGCCGGGGTCTTCGACGAGATCTGGGTGAATTCGGAGCATCCGGCCTTCGGGCCGGTGGCGCTGGCCGAAGGCGCCCGCTTCCACCAGCGTCCGGAGCATCTCGGCTCCAACACCGCGACCTCCGAGCAGTTCGTCGCGGAGTTCCTGGAAAAGCGGACCTGCGACGCGGTGGTGCAGGTGCACTCCATCGCGCCGCTGCTGACGGCGGAGGAGGTCCGCTCCTTCGTCACCCGGCTGCGCGAGGGGCAGGAGGACGCTCTGATGAGCGTCATCCACGAGAACCTGGAATGCATGCATCGCGGCGCACCGGTGAACTTCACCCTCGCCGAGAAGACCAACAGCCAGGACCTGCTGCCGGTCGAGCGGATCACCTGGTCGATCACCGGCTGGCGGCGCGACACCTATCTGGAGGCCTTCGCCGCCGGACGCTGCGCCACCTATTCCGGCCGCATCGGCACCTGGCCCGTGGGCCGGATGGCCGGGCACGTGATCAAGACGCAAGAGGATTTCGACATCGCCGAGGCGCTCTGGGACACGGTGCACCGTCCCGCCGCCGCCATGGATGCCGCCGCCGCCTGA
- a CDS encoding 2-keto-4-pentenoate hydratase, with the protein MSDVAERRALAAKLIAAVRDRAVLAPQPTEIPASLAEAEAVQDAVVAGTIRGIGAWKLGATVKSVREGFGLERGFFGVLPAERVLPSGAEPAASDLPQAGVESEIAFRFGRDLDPRGAPWSAEEVRAAITGVHPAIEVPQTRFAALGQFGAFGLIADNGASGLGIVGDGVADWTPEELLDLRVSVSFDGAEAASGTGALVEGGPFGATVAFVALANARGYTVQAGQYVLTGSCTGCLQPPRPGLVRASFGRFGTVEMRVPA; encoded by the coding sequence GTGAGCGATGTGGCAGAGCGCCGCGCGCTGGCGGCGAAGCTGATCGCGGCGGTGCGCGACCGCGCCGTCCTGGCGCCGCAGCCAACCGAGATCCCGGCCAGCCTGGCGGAAGCCGAAGCGGTGCAGGACGCGGTGGTGGCAGGAACCATCCGCGGGATCGGGGCCTGGAAGCTGGGCGCCACGGTGAAGTCGGTGCGCGAGGGCTTCGGGCTGGAGCGCGGCTTCTTCGGCGTGCTGCCGGCGGAGCGCGTTCTGCCCTCCGGTGCCGAGCCTGCCGCGTCGGACTTGCCGCAGGCCGGGGTGGAGAGCGAGATCGCCTTCCGATTCGGCCGCGACCTCGATCCACGCGGCGCGCCCTGGTCGGCGGAGGAGGTGCGGGCGGCGATCACCGGCGTGCATCCCGCGATCGAGGTGCCGCAGACGCGCTTCGCCGCGCTGGGGCAGTTCGGTGCCTTCGGGCTGATCGCCGACAACGGCGCCTCGGGCCTCGGCATCGTCGGGGATGGAGTCGCGGACTGGACACCGGAGGAGCTGCTGGACCTGCGGGTCTCGGTCAGCTTCGACGGGGCCGAGGCGGCCTCTGGCACCGGGGCGCTGGTGGAGGGCGGGCCCTTCGGTGCCACCGTGGCTTTCGTGGCCCTGGCCAATGCGCGTGGCTACACGGTCCAGGCGGGGCAGTACGTGCTGACCGGTTCCTGCACCGGCTGCCTGCAGCCGCCGCGCCCCGGGCTGGTGCGGGCCTCCTTCGGCCGCTTCGGTACGGTGGAGATGCGGGTTCCGGCCTGA
- a CDS encoding inositol monophosphatase family protein: MDNLTALALAESAARVSRDLLRAGGGVAESAIGRDIKLQQDKASEALIIAALREAAPFPVLSEEAGWIGGQPAPGEAWWAVDPLDGSWNFFRGVPLCCVSVALCRDDKAVLGAIYDFNRDELFSGGPGLGFRQDGMLVEPPARPRAVLSTGLPAKADHSPEGLARVIGRFEGWTKIRMIGSAALSLAWVACGRFDGYEEEGINWYDVAAGCALVEAAGGEIAIAGEVGGPMHVRAVSGRAPS, from the coding sequence ATGGACAACCTGACAGCTCTCGCCCTGGCCGAATCGGCCGCAAGGGTGAGCCGGGATCTGCTGCGCGCCGGGGGCGGCGTGGCGGAATCCGCCATCGGCCGGGACATCAAGCTCCAGCAGGACAAGGCTTCCGAGGCCCTCATCATCGCCGCGCTACGCGAGGCCGCGCCCTTTCCGGTGCTCAGCGAAGAGGCCGGCTGGATCGGCGGCCAGCCGGCGCCGGGCGAGGCCTGGTGGGCGGTGGACCCGCTGGACGGGTCGTGGAACTTCTTCCGTGGCGTGCCGCTGTGCTGCGTCTCGGTGGCGCTGTGCCGCGATGACAAGGCGGTGCTCGGCGCGATCTATGACTTCAACCGCGACGAGCTCTTCTCGGGCGGCCCGGGGCTGGGCTTCCGGCAGGACGGCATGCTGGTCGAGCCGCCGGCCCGGCCGCGCGCGGTGCTCTCCACCGGCCTGCCCGCCAAGGCGGACCATTCGCCCGAGGGTCTGGCGCGGGTGATCGGCCGCTTCGAGGGCTGGACCAAGATCCGCATGATCGGCAGTGCCGCGCTCTCCCTGGCCTGGGTCGCCTGCGGGCGCTTCGATGGCTACGAGGAGGAAGGCATCAACTGGTATGACGTCGCCGCCGGCTGCGCGCTGGTGGAGGCCGCAGGCGGCGAGATCGCCATCGCCGGCGAGGTCGGCGGGCCGATGCATGTACGCGCCGTGTCGGGGAGGGCACCCTCGTGA
- a CDS encoding metal-dependent hydrolase, whose protein sequence is MMAGSHIALGAAAWLVAAPKFGLPAVDAASLGLAVLGSLLPDIDHPKSWVGKRTRPLSNVVGWIFGHRGITHSALAVAACFALLLQTDLPRWVMAPLLVGYLSHLVADLLTPGGLRLAWPLRGTWSLPLCRTGSAFEPLVVALILSCAGCGTFGKPDLASGWRAAGLCRVWQGYDGFRPCAPEREQRAHPAERTLAGRFANRS, encoded by the coding sequence ATGATGGCGGGGTCGCATATCGCGCTCGGCGCCGCGGCCTGGCTGGTGGCCGCGCCGAAATTCGGCCTTCCCGCCGTGGATGCCGCCTCGCTCGGCCTCGCCGTGCTCGGTTCCCTGTTGCCGGATATCGACCACCCGAAATCCTGGGTCGGCAAGCGAACGCGGCCGCTCTCCAATGTCGTCGGCTGGATCTTCGGCCATCGCGGCATCACCCACTCCGCCCTGGCGGTGGCGGCCTGCTTCGCGCTGCTGTTGCAGACGGATCTGCCGCGCTGGGTCATGGCACCCCTGCTGGTCGGCTACCTCTCGCATCTGGTGGCGGACCTGCTGACGCCCGGTGGGCTGCGCCTCGCCTGGCCGCTGAGGGGCACATGGTCCCTGCCCCTCTGCCGCACCGGCTCCGCCTTCGAGCCGCTGGTGGTGGCGCTGATCCTGAGTTGCGCGGGCTGCGGGACCTTCGGCAAGCCGGATCTTGCATCCGGCTGGCGCGCCGCCGGGCTGTGCCGGGTCTGGCAGGGCTATGACGGCTTCCGCCCCTGTGCGCCGGAGCGGGAGCAGCGCGCCCATCCTGCGGAGCGGACGCTGGCCGGCCGCTTCGCCAACCGTTCCTGA
- a CDS encoding NAD(P)/FAD-dependent oxidoreductase: protein MPDPEPVEPEETWEVVVVGAGPAGLSAALVLGRCGRRTLVCDSGEHRNAAAKAMRGYLGRDGTPPAEMLRIAQEEIGRYPSISVQRVTAVEAVRRDDGAFRVDLSDGRAVLASKLILATGVVDQLPSLEGLDAVWGRSAWRCPICDGWEHRDRPLAVYGNSEDAARFALEIRHWTADLVLCTDGPPEYPERWRQRLEGQGIAIRTDRIARLESDAGALSAIHFAQGDRLPRSGLFLATPWRQRCDLAEALGCEMTEHDTARTGRHEASTVPGLYLAGDIAGGYQLAIVAAAQGATAAVAVNTELIRDGLRG, encoded by the coding sequence ATGCCGGACCCTGAGCCCGTGGAACCGGAGGAGACCTGGGAGGTCGTGGTGGTCGGCGCCGGGCCTGCGGGGCTTAGCGCCGCGCTGGTCCTGGGGCGGTGCGGACGCCGCACGCTGGTCTGCGATTCGGGCGAGCACCGCAACGCGGCCGCCAAGGCGATGCGCGGCTATCTCGGGCGTGACGGCACACCGCCCGCCGAGATGCTGCGAATCGCCCAGGAGGAGATCGGCCGCTATCCCAGCATCTCCGTGCAGCGCGTGACGGCGGTGGAGGCCGTGCGACGGGATGACGGCGCCTTCCGCGTCGATCTCTCCGATGGCCGCGCGGTTCTGGCGTCGAAGCTGATCCTCGCCACCGGGGTGGTGGACCAGTTGCCGTCCCTGGAAGGGCTGGACGCGGTCTGGGGCCGTAGCGCCTGGCGCTGTCCCATCTGCGATGGCTGGGAGCACCGCGACCGCCCGCTGGCCGTCTATGGCAACAGCGAGGACGCGGCGCGCTTCGCCCTGGAGATCCGGCACTGGACGGCGGACCTCGTGCTCTGCACGGATGGGCCGCCGGAATACCCGGAGCGCTGGCGGCAGCGCCTGGAGGGCCAGGGCATCGCGATCAGGACGGATCGCATCGCACGCCTCGAATCGGATGCGGGAGCCCTTTCGGCCATCCATTTCGCGCAGGGCGACAGGCTGCCGCGGAGCGGGCTCTTCCTCGCCACGCCCTGGCGTCAGCGCTGCGATCTCGCCGAGGCGCTGGGCTGCGAGATGACGGAGCACGACACCGCGCGCACCGGACGGCACGAGGCCAGCACGGTTCCCGGACTCTATCTCGCGGGCGACATCGCCGGGGGCTACCAGCTTGCCATCGTCGCCGCCGCGCAGGGCGCGACGGCCGCCGTCGCCGTCAACACGGAGCTGATTCGCGACGGGCTGCGCGGCTGA
- a CDS encoding LpxI family protein has protein sequence MAPPLGIFAGGGELPLRVAATARAAGREVRPVLLEGFADPAAWAGYPSLRLRFGALGSAIPWLRNEGVRELVLCGHVRRPSLLSLRPDAATARYLARIGARAFSGDDGLLSALRKVLMEEGFSLVGPDSVLDGLQVPPGLLGHVAPDADHLEDIRRGVTVVQALGRLDVGQGAVVQQGLVLGVEGIEGTDALIARCGALQREGRGGVLVKLVKPEQDRNLDMPSLGPATVRMAIQVGLAGIAFEAQGALVIQREEMIRLADGNGIFLLAIRPGDYAGG, from the coding sequence ATGGCTCCCCCATTGGGCATCTTCGCCGGGGGAGGGGAATTGCCGCTCCGCGTCGCCGCCACCGCGCGGGCGGCGGGGCGGGAGGTGCGCCCCGTGCTGCTGGAAGGCTTCGCCGATCCCGCAGCCTGGGCCGGCTATCCGTCCCTTCGGCTGCGTTTCGGTGCCCTGGGCTCGGCGATTCCCTGGCTGCGAAACGAGGGCGTGCGCGAGCTGGTGCTCTGCGGCCATGTGCGCCGCCCCTCGCTGCTGTCGCTGCGGCCGGATGCGGCGACGGCGCGCTACCTCGCCCGGATCGGCGCGCGCGCCTTCTCCGGCGATGACGGGCTGCTGAGCGCGCTGCGGAAGGTCCTGATGGAGGAAGGCTTTTCCCTGGTCGGGCCGGATTCGGTGCTGGACGGGTTGCAGGTGCCGCCGGGCCTGCTGGGCCATGTCGCCCCGGATGCGGACCATCTGGAGGACATCCGCCGCGGCGTCACCGTGGTTCAGGCGCTGGGTCGGCTTGATGTGGGGCAGGGGGCCGTGGTGCAGCAGGGCCTCGTGCTGGGGGTCGAGGGGATCGAGGGCACGGATGCGCTGATCGCCCGCTGCGGCGCGTTGCAGCGGGAAGGCCGGGGCGGTGTGCTGGTGAAGCTGGTGAAGCCGGAGCAGGACCGCAACCTGGACATGCCCTCGCTGGGGCCGGCGACGGTGCGGATGGCGATCCAGGTCGGGCTGGCGGGGATCGCCTTCGAGGCTCAGGGGGCGCTGGTGATCCAGCGCGAGGAGATGATCCGCCTGGCGGACGGAAACGGGATCTTCCTGTTGGCCATCAGGCCTGGGGACTACGCCGGCGGCTGA
- the lpxA gene encoding acyl-ACP--UDP-N-acetylglucosamine O-acyltransferase, translating to MSVAEIHPSAIVAEGARLGAGVKIGPWCSVSAQAVLEEGVELVSHAVVDGDTRIGPGTKLMPFASVGLPPQDLKYKGEPTRVEIGARCTFREHSTIHRGSVGGHGLTRIGDNCLIMACAHVGHDCTLSDNVILANNVMLGGHVEIGDTVFVGGGAAVHQFVRIGRQAVIGGMSGIEADVIPYGACLGDRARLTGLNLIGLKRRGFSRPRIHALRAAVRSLFASDGVFSERLARTRASWGEDPAVAEILAFVDTHSRRGLMRARVHGLREDEAPGEAA from the coding sequence GTGAGCGTGGCAGAGATCCATCCCAGCGCTATCGTCGCCGAGGGTGCCCGGCTGGGCGCCGGCGTCAAGATCGGCCCCTGGTGCAGCGTCAGCGCCCAGGCGGTGCTGGAGGAGGGCGTCGAGCTCGTCTCCCATGCCGTCGTGGACGGTGACACGCGGATCGGGCCGGGCACGAAGCTCATGCCCTTCGCCTCGGTCGGCTTGCCGCCGCAGGACCTGAAGTACAAGGGCGAGCCCACGCGCGTGGAGATCGGCGCGCGCTGCACCTTCCGCGAGCACTCGACGATCCATCGCGGCAGCGTCGGCGGCCATGGCCTCACCCGCATCGGCGACAACTGCCTGATCATGGCCTGCGCCCATGTGGGCCATGACTGCACGCTGTCGGACAACGTGATCCTGGCCAACAATGTCATGCTGGGTGGCCATGTGGAGATCGGCGACACGGTCTTCGTCGGCGGCGGCGCGGCGGTGCACCAGTTCGTGCGCATCGGCCGGCAGGCGGTGATCGGCGGCATGAGCGGCATCGAGGCGGATGTGATCCCCTATGGTGCCTGCCTGGGCGACCGGGCGAGGCTGACCGGGCTGAACCTGATCGGGCTGAAACGCCGCGGCTTCTCCCGGCCGCGCATCCACGCCCTGCGGGCGGCGGTGCGGAGTCTCTTCGCCAGCGACGGTGTCTTCTCCGAACGCCTGGCCCGCACCCGGGCGAGCTGGGGCGAAGACCCGGCGGTGGCCGAGATCCTGGCTTTCGTGGACACGCACAGCCGGCGTGGCCTGATGCGGGCCCGCGTGCATGGGCTGCGCGAGGACGAGGCCCCGGGCGAGGCGGCTTGA
- the fabZ gene encoding 3-hydroxyacyl-ACP dehydratase FabZ yields MSGQEEPRAEGETFETFDIAQIMEAIPHRYPLLLVDRMVEVVLGERAIGIKNVTVNENFFQGHFPRHPVMPGVLIIESMAQTAAVLVVRTLGPSANGKLVYFMSVEGAKFRRPVVPGDQLRIHVVKERQRGNVWKFNAEAKVDGTVVAEATYAAMILDK; encoded by the coding sequence ATGAGCGGGCAGGAAGAGCCGCGGGCCGAGGGCGAGACCTTCGAGACTTTCGATATCGCGCAGATCATGGAGGCGATCCCGCATCGCTATCCCCTGCTCCTCGTGGACCGCATGGTGGAAGTGGTGCTGGGCGAGCGCGCCATCGGCATCAAGAATGTCACGGTCAACGAGAACTTCTTCCAGGGCCATTTCCCGCGCCATCCGGTGATGCCCGGCGTGCTGATCATCGAGAGCATGGCGCAGACGGCGGCCGTGCTGGTGGTGCGCACGCTGGGGCCCTCCGCGAATGGCAAGCTGGTCTATTTCATGAGTGTCGAGGGCGCGAAGTTCCGCCGCCCCGTGGTCCCTGGCGACCAGCTCCGCATCCACGTGGTGAAGGAGCGGCAGCGCGGGAACGTGTGGAAGTTCAATGCGGAAGCCAAGGTCGATGGCACGGTCGTGGCCGAGGCCACCTATGCCGCGATGATTCTGGACAAGTGA
- the lpxD gene encoding UDP-3-O-(3-hydroxymyristoyl)glucosamine N-acyltransferase, which yields MADPRFHIHAGKRTLEEVARVGGAEILRGDPALSLTEVAPLDQAGPGEIAFAEGRRNRNALQATRAGAVIVAASMQADVPEQAAVLLARSPQLAFARIAGLFHPPPPPRPGIHPTAVVGEGAEIGEGSEIGPHAVIGEGAKLGPGCIVGPHAVIGPNCAFGANCRIHAQASAYFCLAGDGVVLHQGARVGNEGFGFVPDGAGNFVTVPQLGRVVLGNRVEIGANSCVDRGAAGDTVLGDGTRTDDLVMIGHNVRTGRGCVIVGQAGISGSTILGDYVTVAAQAGLTGHITIGTKARIGAQAGVINDVPAGMDVLGSPAEPVRDAMRGFAAVRRLAAKKVSTDRTE from the coding sequence ATGGCGGACCCGCGCTTCCATATCCATGCCGGAAAGCGGACGCTGGAGGAGGTTGCGCGCGTCGGAGGCGCCGAGATCCTGCGTGGCGACCCCGCCCTCTCCCTGACGGAGGTGGCCCCGCTGGACCAGGCAGGGCCGGGCGAGATCGCCTTCGCCGAGGGGCGGCGCAACCGCAATGCCCTGCAGGCAACGCGGGCGGGGGCGGTGATCGTCGCCGCCTCGATGCAGGCGGATGTCCCGGAGCAGGCTGCCGTGCTGCTGGCACGCTCGCCGCAGCTAGCCTTCGCCAGGATCGCCGGGCTGTTCCATCCGCCGCCGCCGCCGCGCCCGGGCATCCACCCGACTGCCGTGGTGGGGGAGGGCGCGGAGATCGGCGAAGGGTCCGAGATCGGCCCCCATGCCGTGATCGGCGAGGGGGCGAAGCTCGGGCCCGGCTGCATCGTCGGGCCACATGCGGTGATCGGCCCGAACTGCGCCTTCGGCGCCAACTGCCGCATCCATGCCCAGGCCAGCGCCTATTTCTGCCTGGCCGGGGACGGGGTTGTGCTGCACCAGGGTGCTCGGGTGGGCAACGAGGGCTTTGGCTTCGTGCCGGATGGCGCCGGGAACTTCGTCACCGTCCCGCAACTGGGGCGGGTGGTTCTGGGAAACCGCGTCGAGATCGGGGCGAATTCCTGCGTCGATCGCGGTGCTGCGGGAGACACGGTGTTGGGCGATGGGACGCGGACCGACGATCTTGTGATGATCGGCCATAACGTCCGCACCGGGCGCGGCTGCGTCATCGTGGGACAGGCCGGGATCTCCGGCTCTACGATCCTTGGCGACTACGTGACCGTGGCGGCGCAGGCGGGCTTGACGGGCCATATCACAATCGGAACAAAGGCGCGGATCGGCGCGCAGGCGGGTGTCATCAACGACGTGCCCGCGGGCATGGACGTTCTGGGCAGCCCGGCGGAGCCGGTACGCGACGCGATGCGCGGCTTCGCGGCGGTGCGCCGCCTGGCCGCCAAGAAGGTTTCAACGGACAGGACAGAATGA
- a CDS encoding OmpH family outer membrane protein produces MMKARTALAALAVLIPATQWAMPAQAQDWFVPQGQQQTRPAQPAQQQRPAQQQQPAQRPAQPAANRAALGPGQAPPDAVIGVVDVPEVQRNSTAFNGVREEIERRRQKLNEDLQKEQTGWRDAQQQLQQERAALTPDQQRNPPEALRNRERELQEKITESQRVFRDRSRAIEQAAQTALNEIERSLAGVVRQVAANHKVNLVLPRPLVIYNDPPFDLTDEISQQLNKVLRSVTLAKEEAAPAAQAEPQAAKPAQQRR; encoded by the coding sequence ATGATGAAGGCGCGCACCGCTCTCGCCGCCCTGGCCGTCCTGATTCCTGCCACCCAATGGGCCATGCCGGCCCAGGCGCAGGACTGGTTCGTTCCGCAGGGTCAGCAACAGACCCGTCCCGCCCAGCCGGCGCAGCAGCAGCGCCCGGCGCAGCAGCAGCAGCCGGCGCAGCGCCCGGCCCAGCCGGCGGCGAACCGTGCCGCACTCGGCCCCGGCCAGGCACCACCCGATGCGGTCATCGGCGTGGTGGACGTGCCGGAGGTCCAGCGCAACTCCACCGCCTTCAACGGCGTGCGGGAGGAGATCGAGCGCCGCCGGCAGAAGCTGAACGAGGACCTGCAGAAGGAGCAGACGGGCTGGCGCGACGCGCAGCAGCAGCTGCAGCAGGAGCGCGCGGCCCTGACGCCGGACCAGCAGCGCAACCCGCCCGAGGCGCTGCGCAACCGCGAGCGCGAGCTTCAGGAGAAGATCACCGAGAGCCAGCGCGTCTTCCGCGACCGTTCGCGGGCCATCGAGCAGGCGGCGCAGACTGCGCTGAACGAGATCGAGCGGTCCCTGGCCGGGGTGGTGCGTCAGGTGGCGGCGAACCACAAGGTGAACCTCGTCCTGCCGCGGCCGCTGGTGATCTACAACGATCCGCCCTTCGACCTGACGGACGAGATCAGCCAGCAGCTGAACAAGGTTCTGCGCAGCGTGACGCTCGCCAAGGAAGAGGCCGCGCCCGCGGCGCAGGCCGAGCCGCAGGCGGCCAAGCCGGCGCAGCAACGCCGCTAG